A single genomic interval of bacterium harbors:
- a CDS encoding RNA-directed DNA polymerase: protein MKRLIDLTNEEAKKHFLKGSSYFNADIPDYISFDQILSDVDTILNGRHYLEFKVANPNDYSGVNYSFISNKDGKFAWRPLELIHPVIYVSLVNVICDPDNWKFITNRIAEFEDGVVYCCSAPVMSLDDQKDVAKQITSWWQCVEQQSLIYSLEFSHLLHTDVIDCYASLYTHSISWALHGIKTAKAKKNDNSLLGNIIDSHIRAGRYGQTNGISQGPVLMDFVAEIVLGFIDKQINDSLCGSTDFRILRYRDDYRIFTNSDERAEEILKIISDNLRPVGMKVGVSKTYLTKNVIEGAIKPDKLAGIDLQDLGLDNAKTIQKQLLRLHKFGQQFPNSGTLRRLVSEFHTKITKQTEAPDDLEVQVAIAVDIGFISPDTFPAIAGILSHLIALAPQRDKTKLWTKVHNKMSRVPYNGYLEIWLQRITQPKSVGISFSSNEVICKIVNGENPKLWVNDWISSEKLKSALNVSKIVVGSVYDASEVVQPEEIEIFKKKAMMY from the coding sequence ATGAAAAGATTAATTGACCTAACAAATGAAGAAGCAAAAAAACACTTTTTAAAAGGAAGTAGTTATTTTAACGCAGATATACCAGACTACATTAGCTTTGATCAAATTTTATCTGATGTTGATACTATACTAAATGGGCGTCATTATTTAGAATTTAAAGTTGCCAATCCCAATGATTATTCAGGTGTAAACTATAGCTTCATCTCAAACAAAGATGGCAAATTTGCTTGGAGGCCACTTGAGCTTATACATCCAGTAATTTATGTTTCATTGGTAAATGTTATATGTGATCCAGATAATTGGAAGTTTATCACTAATAGGATAGCAGAATTTGAAGATGGTGTCGTTTATTGTTGTAGCGCTCCTGTCATGTCACTTGATGATCAAAAAGATGTAGCTAAACAAATTACAAGTTGGTGGCAATGCGTTGAGCAACAATCTTTAATATATTCTTTGGAGTTTAGTCACTTACTTCATACAGACGTAATTGACTGCTACGCATCTCTTTATACCCACAGTATTTCATGGGCGTTACATGGTATAAAAACCGCTAAGGCGAAGAAAAATGATAATTCACTTTTGGGGAATATAATTGACTCACATATAAGGGCGGGCCGATATGGTCAAACAAATGGTATTTCACAGGGCCCTGTTTTAATGGACTTTGTGGCAGAGATCGTCCTTGGTTTTATAGACAAACAAATTAATGACTCTTTATGTGGTTCGACAGATTTTCGCATATTACGATATCGTGATGATTATAGGATATTTACAAATAGTGATGAACGTGCAGAAGAGATACTTAAAATAATTAGTGACAATTTAAGACCAGTTGGGATGAAAGTAGGTGTTTCAAAAACGTATCTTACTAAAAATGTCATTGAGGGGGCTATCAAACCTGATAAATTGGCCGGTATTGATTTACAAGATTTAGGACTTGATAATGCAAAGACAATTCAGAAGCAACTTTTACGATTGCATAAATTTGGACAGCAATTCCCGAATAGTGGAACGTTACGGCGTTTAGTGAGTGAATTCCATACAAAAATTACAAAACAAACAGAAGCACCAGATGATCTTGAAGTACAAGTTGCAATTGCAGTTGATATTGGTTTTATTTCTCCAGATACATTTCCTGCTATTGCTGGTATTCTAAGCCATCTTATCGCACTTGCTCCCCAAAGAGATAAAACAAAATTATGGACGAAAGTACATAATAAGATGTCACGTGTTCCCTATAACGGCTATCTTGAAATCTGGTTGCAAAGAATAACACAACCAAAGTCAGTTGGAATATCCTTTTCTAGCAATGAAGTAATATGCAAAATTGTAAATGGTGAAAATCCTAAACTTTGGGTAAATGATTGGATCTCAAGCGAAAAATTAAAATCTGCATTAAATGTGTCAAAAATAGTTGTTGGTTCGGTATATGATGCATCAGAAGTTGTTCAGCCCGAGGAAATTGAAATATTCAAGAAAAAAGCAATGATGTATTAA
- a CDS encoding BrnT family toxin, which produces MLLFEWDPRKAIKNINVHGISFDEASTTFSDTLSLTIYDPLHSEQEDRFILIGNSVKHRVLVTVHTGREDKIRIISSRKATKNERKQYEENAKRSRYA; this is translated from the coding sequence ATGTTATTATTTGAGTGGGATCCAAGAAAAGCAATTAAGAATATAAATGTCCATGGGATATCTTTTGATGAAGCCAGCACAACTTTTAGCGATACACTATCATTAACAATCTATGATCCTCTACATTCTGAGCAAGAAGACAGATTTATTTTAATTGGGAATTCAGTTAAACATCGTGTGTTAGTAACTGTTCATACAGGAAGAGAGGATAAAATTAGAATAATAAGCTCAAGAAAGGCAACAAAAAATGAAAGGAAACAATATGAAGAGAATGCAAAAAGATCGAGATATGCTTGA